The genomic region AACAGGATAGGGTCGGCTACACGTTGCTCTACAGAAATCCGTTCGGCGGGTACATCTCCTACTCCGGTGTCCTAGATGAATCCATCCTAGTCCTCGGCAAGGGCTTCAGCTTCAAAGAACTGGAGGCACGTCAGAGGGTTATCCCCCTCTGTCCAAGATCTCCCGGAAAAACCGATGTTCTCAGCAGAGAAAGCCCCCTCTGGGACGTCCTTATGATAGTTCTAGGGTTGCTCCTCATAGGCGTCGCAGTGAGAAGGCCATATAAACCGGGGAAGCGTGGTTTAAAGCGGTGATACCATGCGTGTAGCTCTCATAAGTGACATACACTCCAACTGGGAGGCCCTTCAGGCGGTCTGGAGAGAAGTCAGAAATGCGGACGTAATACTGTGTATGGGCGACTTGGTTGGTTACGGCGCTTCCCCAAACGAGGTTGTTGAGTTCGTGAAGAGACAGATGGAGAAAAGAACTTTCCTCTGCGTTCGCGGAAACCACGACAACGCGATAGCCTTTGGCGCGGACTGGGGCTTCAACCCCTACGCGAGGGAAGCGGTGAGATGGCACCAGCGGGTTATGAAAGTTGAAAACCTTGAGTTCCTTAGGAGACTTCCGGTAAGGCAACTTTTCACCGACGACACCGGCCGGAGCTACCTC from Thermococcus sp. harbors:
- a CDS encoding metallophosphoesterase family protein, giving the protein MRVALISDIHSNWEALQAVWREVRNADVILCMGDLVGYGASPNEVVEFVKRQMEKRTFLCVRGNHDNAIAFGADWGFNPYAREAVRWHQRVMKVENLEFLRRLPVRQLFTDDTGRSYLLIHGSPRAPLDEYLFPWLPESEFRAVLSYVKQDDLLVGHTHVPMLKIIGGRRIINPGSVGQPRDGDWRASYAVIDTEEEPPDNVEFHRVEYDVEESARKIIEAGLPRFLADRLFEGL